The following coding sequences are from one Lolium rigidum isolate FL_2022 chromosome 6, APGP_CSIRO_Lrig_0.1, whole genome shotgun sequence window:
- the LOC124667498 gene encoding uncharacterized protein LOC124667498, translated as MADESSSPASYIRLVQHLIEKCLCYDMDKEECVKALEKHANIMPAVTSTVWKELEKENKEFFETYNKDQGSQRTSPSEQSSTSRSSDDNDN; from the exons ATGGCCGACGAGTCGTCGTCCCCAGCTTCTTACATCCGATTG GTTCAGCATCTCATCGAGAAGTGCCTCTGCTACGACATGGACAAGGAGGAATGCGTGAAGGCGCTGGAGAAGCACGCCAACATCATGCCCGCCGTCACCTCCACTG TGTGGAAGGAGCTGGAGAAGGAGAACAAGGAGTTCTTCGAGACGTACAACAAGGACCAAGGCTCGCAGAGGACCAGTCCGTCGGAGCAGTCGTCTACGTCGAGGAGCTCGGACGACAACGACAACTAG
- the LOC124668651 gene encoding metal tolerance protein 5 — MAAGAGGADGEELRLLSAAEAGDVGAGAPAAEKSWRLNFDGLRPPEARQERPPRGLQHHCLGVLGQGPEDVVAEYYQQQVEMLEGFNEMDALTDRGFLPGMSKEEREQIARSETLAIRLSNIANMVLFAAKVYASVRSGSLAIIASTLDSLLDLLSGFILWFTAFSMQTPNPYRYPIGKKRMQPLGILVFASVMATLGLQIILESTRSLISDGGEFSLTNEQEKWVVDIMLSVTLVKLALALYCRTFTNEIVKAYAQDHMFDVMTNIIGLVAALLANYFEGWIDPVGAIILAIYTIRTWSMTVLENVHSLVGQSASPEYLQKLTYLCWNHHKAVRHIDTVRAYTFGSHYFVEVDIVLPSAMPLREAHDIGEALQEKLERLPEIERAFVHLDYEFTHRPEHALSHDK, encoded by the exons ATGGCGGCCGGTGCGGGAGGCGCGGACGGCGAGGAGCTCCGGCTGCTCTCCGCCGCAGAGGCCGGCGACGTCGGCGCGGGCGCGCCCGCGGCGGAGAAGTCCTGGCGCCTCAACTTCGACGGCCTCCGCCCGCCGGAGGCGCGCCAGGAGCGGCCGCCCCGCGGGCTCCAACACCACTGCCTCGGCGTCCTAG GTCAAGGCCCTGAGGACGTCGTCGCTGAATACTACCAACAGCAAGTGGAAATGCTAGAGGGTTTTAATGAAATGGATGCGCTAACAGATCGTGGTTTTCTTCCTGGAATGTCCAAG GAAGAGCGTGAACAGATTGCCAGGAGTGAAACATTAGCCATCCGGCTATCTAACATCGCGAACATGGTTCTTTTTGCTGCAAAAGTGTATGCTTCAGTTAGGAGTGGCTCGCTTGCGATTATAGCTTCCACTTTGGATTCTCTTCTGGACTTGTTGTCAGGATTTATCTTGTGGTTTACTGCCTTTTCTATGCAAACACCAAATCCCTACAGATACCCAATTGGTAAAAAGCGTATGCAGCCCCTG GGAATACTTGTCTTTGCCTCTGTTATGGCAACTCTTGGTCTTCAAATCATCTTAGAATCGACACGCTCACTGATATCTGAT GGAGGTGAATTCAGCTTGACAAATGAGCAGGAAAAGTGGGTTGTAGACATTATGCTCTCAGTAACGCTGGTGAAACTTGCTCTAGCTTTATATTGCCGCACATTCACCAATGAAATTGTCAAGGCTTATGCGCAGGATCACATGTTTGATGTTATGACAAATATAATTGGCCTTGTAGCTGCATTGCTCGCAAATTACTTTGAAGGATGGATTGACCCAGTCGGTGCAATTATT CTAGCGATCTATACAATCAGGACCTGGTCGATGACGGTGCTAGAAAATGTCCACTCCCTGGTTGGCCAATCGGCTTCACCAGAATACCTTCAGAAGCTGACATATCTATGCTGGAACCACCACAAGGCCGTTAGGCACATCGATACCGTGCGCGCCTACACCTTCGGCTCCCACTACTTTGTGGAGGTGGACATCGTGCTGCCCTCGGCCATGCCGCTGCGTGAGGCACACGACATCGGCGAGGCCCTGCAGGAGAAGCTGGAGCGCCTGCCGGAGATCGAGCGTGCGTTCGTCCACCTCGACTACGAGTTCACTCATAGGCCTGAGCACGCACTGTCCCATGACAAATAG